In a genomic window of Lycium ferocissimum isolate CSIRO_LF1 chromosome 9, AGI_CSIRO_Lferr_CH_V1, whole genome shotgun sequence:
- the LOC132030094 gene encoding myb family transcription factor PHL11 isoform X2 produces the protein MDRMYNGYENGVVMTRDPKPRLRWTADLHDRFVDAVTKLGGPDKATPKSVLRLMGLKGLTLYHLKSHLQKYRLGQQAKKQNAVEQNAENIGESCGQFSFHSPGPSITSSSMSGMQGEAPISEAVRSQIEVQQKLHEQLEVQQKLQMRIEAQGKYLQAILDKAQKSLSTDMNSPNAVNETRTQLTDFNLALSNLMDYMDGDNRDETVAGKRIEDDANNNLRRSTYLREGEQMNNMNIKLEETSISFDLNSRSSYDFIGMNSAALEAKPLSNGRLEI, from the exons ATGGATAGGATGTATAatggatatgaaaatggggTGGTGATGACAAGGGACCCAAAGCCAAGATTGAGATGGACTGCTGATCTACATGATCGTTTTGTTGATGCTGTCACTAAGCTTGGTGGACCTGATA AAGCAACTCCCAAGTCGGTGCTAAGGTTAATGGGATTGAAGGGCTTGACACTGTACCATTTGAAGAGTCATTTGCAG AAGTATAGACTTGGACAGCAGGCAAAGAAACAAAATGCAGTAGAACAAAACGCCGAGAATATTG GGGAGTCCTGTGGACAATTCAGTTTTCATTCCCCAGGACCAAGTATCACTTCATCAAGCATGAGTGGTATGCAAGG AGAAGCTCCAATTAGTGAGGCAGTGAGGTCTCAGATTGAAGTCCAGCAAAAATTACACGAGCAGCTTGAG GTTCAACAGAAACTACAAATGAGAATAGAGGCACAGGGAAAGTACTTGCAGGCAATATTGGATAAAGCTCAGAAGAGTCTGTCCACTGATATGAACTCCCCTAATGCTGTCAACGAAACAAGAACTCAACTTACAGATTTCAATTTAGCTCTGTCTAATTTAATGGATTACATGGACGGAGACAACCGGGATGAAACTGTTGCAGGTAAAAGGATAGAAGATGATGCTAATAACAATCTAAGAAGGTCTACGTACTTGAGGGAGGGAGAACAAATGAACAATATGAATATTAAGCTTGAAGAAACTTCCATTAGCTTCGATTTAAACTCCAGAAGTAGctatgactttattggcatgaaTTCAGCTGCATTGGAAGCCAAACCACTTTCAAATGGAAGATTGGAAATATAA
- the LOC132030094 gene encoding myb family transcription factor PHL11 isoform X1 yields MDRMYNGYENGVVMTRDPKPRLRWTADLHDRFVDAVTKLGGPDKATPKSVLRLMGLKGLTLYHLKSHLQKYRLGQQAKKQNAVEQNAENIAGESCGQFSFHSPGPSITSSSMSGMQGEAPISEAVRSQIEVQQKLHEQLEVQQKLQMRIEAQGKYLQAILDKAQKSLSTDMNSPNAVNETRTQLTDFNLALSNLMDYMDGDNRDETVAGKRIEDDANNNLRRSTYLREGEQMNNMNIKLEETSISFDLNSRSSYDFIGMNSAALEAKPLSNGRLEI; encoded by the exons ATGGATAGGATGTATAatggatatgaaaatggggTGGTGATGACAAGGGACCCAAAGCCAAGATTGAGATGGACTGCTGATCTACATGATCGTTTTGTTGATGCTGTCACTAAGCTTGGTGGACCTGATA AAGCAACTCCCAAGTCGGTGCTAAGGTTAATGGGATTGAAGGGCTTGACACTGTACCATTTGAAGAGTCATTTGCAG AAGTATAGACTTGGACAGCAGGCAAAGAAACAAAATGCAGTAGAACAAAACGCCGAGAATATTG CAGGGGAGTCCTGTGGACAATTCAGTTTTCATTCCCCAGGACCAAGTATCACTTCATCAAGCATGAGTGGTATGCAAGG AGAAGCTCCAATTAGTGAGGCAGTGAGGTCTCAGATTGAAGTCCAGCAAAAATTACACGAGCAGCTTGAG GTTCAACAGAAACTACAAATGAGAATAGAGGCACAGGGAAAGTACTTGCAGGCAATATTGGATAAAGCTCAGAAGAGTCTGTCCACTGATATGAACTCCCCTAATGCTGTCAACGAAACAAGAACTCAACTTACAGATTTCAATTTAGCTCTGTCTAATTTAATGGATTACATGGACGGAGACAACCGGGATGAAACTGTTGCAGGTAAAAGGATAGAAGATGATGCTAATAACAATCTAAGAAGGTCTACGTACTTGAGGGAGGGAGAACAAATGAACAATATGAATATTAAGCTTGAAGAAACTTCCATTAGCTTCGATTTAAACTCCAGAAGTAGctatgactttattggcatgaaTTCAGCTGCATTGGAAGCCAAACCACTTTCAAATGGAAGATTGGAAATATAA